The following coding sequences lie in one Rissa tridactyla isolate bRisTri1 chromosome Z, bRisTri1.patW.cur.20221130, whole genome shotgun sequence genomic window:
- the CZH9orf24 gene encoding spermatid-specific manchette-related protein 1 — MFRFSNKHKTPISTYTDSYRPPCSIKKTMYKQSSQQLWKENKFVTQGLTLPPVQNPASQVEPEHLIKVAMQEHYRNTIDAATYWTNKYCLARSEEKYKPVFVNEDKYITWRTCPYNSAAWNKHSCYLPLLPRETRVETSLNSLPVPYCLKPTCLSEFEREMVANMAHRLPLYTVTGRGCFHGYYSPCSGRHYWLRGMDYYVDGASSIRRHHRALGERTKYPVVQSQPQSNVVWDTSHFVTTGGVQGGTYIIHPEFTSEAYSALSHW, encoded by the exons ATGTTCCGCTTCTCCAACAAGCACAAGACTCCCATCAGCACTTACACCGACTCCTACCGCCCACCATGCTCTATCAAAAAGACCATGTACAAGCAGAGTTCACAGCAgctctggaaggaaaacaaatttgtgACGCAG GGATTAACATTGCCCCCAGTCCAAAATCCAGCGAGCCAAGTTGAGCCCGAGCATCTGATTAAGGTGGCCATGCAGGAGCACTACAGGAACACCATCGACGCCGCTACTTATTGGACCAACAAGTACTGTCTGGCCAGGTCTGAAG AGAAGTACAAGCCAGTTTTTGTCAACGAGGACAAATACATCACGTGGAGAACATGTCCCTACAACAGCGCAGCCTGGAATAAGCACTCCTGTTACCTCCCCCTCCTGCCCAGG GAGACAAGGGTGGAGACCTCCCTGAACAGCTTACCTGTGCCATACTGCCTGAAACCCACCTGCCTCAGTGAATTTG AGAGGGAGATGGTTGCCAACATGGCGCACAGGCTGCCCTTGTACACCGTGACGGGGAGGGGATGCTTCCACGGCTACTACAGCCCCTGCTCTGGGCGCCACTACTGGCTGCGAGGGATGGACTACTACGTTGATGGGGCCTCTTCCATCAGAAGACATCACCGTGCACTAGGAGAGAGGACT AAGTATCCTGTGGTGCAGTCACAGCCCCAGAGCAATGTTGT GTGGGACACAAGCCACTTCGTGACAACAGGAGGAGTCCAGGGAGGGACCTACATCATCCACCCCGAGTTTACCTCCGAGGCTTACTCTGCCCTGAGTCACTGGTGA